DNA from Zonotrichia leucophrys gambelii isolate GWCS_2022_RI chromosome 5, RI_Zleu_2.0, whole genome shotgun sequence:
TGGGGCCGAGCCCAGGCTCTTGGGCTGCCCGTTGGACTTGCTGTAGGCTGTTCTCATCTGCACCTCGTCCCTGCGGGAAGGAAGCACGGACACAGGGTCAGGAGAGGGAACAGGTTGCTGGCCCTCAGCGttgccacagcactgcccaaCCCATGGACCACCAGCACCCACTCCAGATTCCGAGGGGCCCATGGTGTGACTGAGGAGGTGTGGGGGGCACCAGCTCTGttctgggagagcaggaagatTTCTCTTGCTCTTCCCAGCACCTCTCCGCAGGGAGGGGTGttctgctgccccaggggctggcagggacactgggCAAGGGTCCCCCCACAGACGGCCCTGTGCCATGACAGTACTCACTTTGGTGCCAGTAAGGGCTGCAAGGCCACCTCCTCGGTCTCGGGGCCGCCGGCCTGAGAGGCTGTTTTTTGGCTGCTGTAAGACACGGATTTGCCCAGGTGGGGGGCGGCGGGCTGCTCGGGGGAGCCCAGCGAGCGCACCCGCAGCGCCGGGGGGGGCTCGGGCTTGCCGaagcggggcagggccgggcgggTGAGCGGGTTCTTGCCCAGGGGCGAGCGCTTCGAATCGTCCGAGGAGGAGCTGGTGCGGGGGGCATTGCTGGAGCCCGGCGTCGACTGGATGCCCGAGTCCGCCAGCCCCGCGTCCTCCTCCCGGCCCGGGGCCGgcggctgctgcagcagcttctcccgCTCCTGGATGGAGGCCACGATGTGGCGGGAGAGATTGTCATAGCGCACGGGCGAGGGCTCGCGGGGCACCGCGTGCTTGGGAGAGGCGGCGCTGGCGAAGCGGCCGTGCAGGTCGGTCTCTCGCTGCTGGGCGATGCGCGCCGACAGGAAGGGCGAGGTGTAGCCCACGGGCGGCTCGGGCTCCGGGCCCGCCTGCACCGACTCGAAGTCGGGGCTGTCGGAAGGCGTGAGCAGGCTGTCGTACGAGAGGCTGCCGTTGCGCGTCTGGTTCACCAGGCTCTTGTAGGAGGTGGAGGTGGTGCCCTCCGAGCGGATGGACTGCAGGTGGCCCGTCTCAAAGCCCGTGCCCTGGGCCGACTTGAGGCTGGAGGAGCGGGAGCCACTGGAGAGAGGGTCAAAGTGGAAGCTCTTGCCAAAGGTGGGCGAGCGGAAGCTCTCGGGTTCCAGGCTCGGCTCCGAGCGGTAGCTGGGCTTGTGGCCGCTGTCACAGATGGAGTTGGGCTCCTTCAGGCTGTTCACTCGGCTCagctgaggggcagaggggcagcagtTACCCACAGAATGACCATGGGGCCCCTGTGGAGCTCCCAATGCACGCCCTAAACCCTTCCCACACCACGAATGGGGTGGCATCCCCCGTGCCACACGAGGCTCAGCCTTACCTTGGCACTGGTggagtggggcagggctgccgagctgctgctgctgctgtaaccGGGCCGGTACTTGTACATGGTGGGAGTCGGGGGGCTGTCCTTGCCTAGCAAGCTGCTGTCTGCACCGGGAGAGAGGGGCACGCTCAGAGCAGCTGCGGGCAGGGAACGCGCCAAGCCCCGCCCTCCCTGCCTCAGAACCGACTGCGAGCCTGGGGCAGACAGACCAGGGACAGGAAcgggctgcaggggaggtgcACCGGGGTGGGAGAGACAGACCGGGAGGAAGGGATGTCCCCACAGCCAcgtgtgtggggctggcactTCTGTGCCCCTGCGGCAGCCCCGGCTGGGTGACACCCTGGGGGTGCACGGCACGGGGGTGTCAGGGAGCTCCATggaagcacacacagcacagccctcagcgGGCAGCAGACCCAGGCAGGGCCGGGAGAGCTGTGGggtctccagctgctgcagaaagcagctgccacaggctCTGCCCATCGCATCCCACCTCTGGCCAGGCCCTCACGGAGCCGGCCACAGACGCTCTGTGCCGCTGAGCCAGGCCCGCCACCGCTTCGCCTCCTCCGTCCTGGCAGCGCGGTGGCTGCaaggcacagctcctggtggCTCCAGACAGCGCCACGCTGGCTCTGAGCATCCCCCGCAGGCTTCTCCAAGTGCAATGGGCCACATACACCAGCCCAGGAATGCCGATGTGCTCCAGGTCTGCCCTACGGCCCTGGCTCCTGGCCTGCctggtgcagccctgggctcccctcCCAGCGGCTGCCAGGGCCCTGGTGCCCTCCTTACCCTCAGTGGTGGCCAGGGTTAAGTGTGTCCTCAGGCCCGTGTAGCGGCTGAGGTCAGGCTTAGGTGGGGGTGGCGGCTCGGCGTCAGCAGACTGGCTCTCCGTCACCTCCAGGCTCCCCTTGGACTGCAGAGACAAAGCGCAGGCAGGGTCAGGAGGGGCCAAGGCTTCAGCCCCCCCGGGCTGGCAGGGCACGGACAGCGGTgctgggggctcctgctgcctcccggGCATCCGACAGAACAGGGGGCAGCGCGTGCCCCAGGTGGGTGCTGGAAGTGCCAAGGAGGGGGAACCTCCAGAGGGTGGGGAAGGATGGGAGCAGTAAGGGCAATGGATGGGGCAAGGCCTCATGTGGTCACTGCCACATGGGAGTGGGACAGTTTCCAACCCATGGGGACATAGAACAAGACGACACGGACTGGGACAGGGAACGTGACCAGGCTCTCTCAGTTCTCTACTCACGGATGCAGCCTTGCACCCCTGGGATCCGTGGAGGGCCCCAGCGCAGGCAGCGCTGGTCCCCACCTTCCTCACCTTCGTCCTTTTCAGCTCTGTCTGGATACCATTGTCCATGATCTTGACAGTGATCTGACCGTCCGACACCTCGGGCCGCAGGAACGGGGGTCTCACCAGCACCGTCTGCTCGGCCTTCGGGCGCCCGAGGtacctggggaggggggaggaaggTCATGGCCTGGAGCCCAGGATGGGGCAGTTttcccagggatgcagaggCCAGGCTCACCTGGGcgctggggagctgcagaggacCCGGCTGACGTTCTTACAGCAACCGTTGGTGAAGGGGTTGACGCCCCCGCGGAACTTGCCCGTCACCTGTGGGACAAAGGAGTGTCACAGCCAGCCAcgccagctccctcaggacaCCCCCTCAGGACCAGCACAGAGGTACTCTGagatcctgctccttttcctagTGCCTGTTTCAGTGCTCAGATACCCTCAAGGGGGTCAGATCTCCTCAATTTCACCTCTTGGGCCCCAGAAGTGCCcacctggctccatcctctgacTGCACCCCCATGAATGCAACTGCCTCTCAGTCACCCTGTGCTCTacctctgcagctcaggggcCTCCCCCAGCTTTAATCCAACCCGTCCCAGGAAATCCCAAACTGTGTCCCGAGGTGGCCTGGCCAGCAGGCAGTCCCCCCACAGTCCCTCAGACGTACCTGTTCGTTGGTAGTGCGGCCCCTGGCCACAAGCACCACGTGGAAGCCTGTCAGGCCAGCGACGGGAATGAAGAAGAGCCCAGCCACGCACATCACCACCATGCTGCCACAGCCAGCtaaggagcagccacagccccgccGGGCACCgcacccagagcccagcccgCCCTGCCCACCCGCGCTGCCCAGGAGGATACGTGACGGCCATGCGGACGCCGGAGAGCTCCTCCACCTGGTACAGGACATAGAGCAGCCCGAAGCCGAAGACGCCCATGATGTGCGTGGTGAGCgacagcaggaacaggaagAAGTAGCGGTAGTTGCGCCGCCCAATGCAGTTGTTGACCCAGGGGCAGTGGTGGTCGAACTCCTGCCGGGGATGGGGCTCGGtgagggggtgctggggggctccctgccctgtgggggGCTGGCGGAGGCCCGGCAGCTCCTCACCTCCACGCAGTTGTCGCAGAcgctgcagtgggagcagcgCGGCGGGCGGTAGAAGCGGCAGGTCGCGCACCACTTCATGCGCACCTGGATGCCCTTGATCTCCACCGTCTTGTACAGCGGCGCCCGGAAATCGTCCTCTTTGTCCTCGTCCTCCTCAGCTGATGGGGACACCCCGGCATGGTGTCAGGGCCCGGGCAGCCCCTTCTGCCCCAGCCAAAGGCTCCCAGCATCACCTTGCTGtcacctggcacagggacagccagggacccccaaacagGCTGGggggagctctgccaggccctgTCCCAGAATCCTGACACTGCCTGCGTCCCAAGGACCCAACATGGGATGCTGAACCCATCCCTGTAGCGCTTGTCACTGCCTGATCCCACCGGGCAGGGCGAGGAAGGCTCCTCACCAGCCTTTTGGGACCCAGAAATCCCCTTTACCTCAGAGGAAGGGTGCAAGGAGGCAGCTCCTCCCGGCCAGAGCCAGACTCACCTCGTGGGAATATGCCTGGGTCCATGAAGGTGGCCATGCTGAAGTTGGCCAGCACAAAGAGGAAGACGACAGCATTGTAGGCGGGGATGATGGGGGACACGTAGAtactgagccctgggcacctgcaggcacagcagccgTGAGACCCTCAGACCCTCACTTGTGTCACTCCCGCCGCCTCCCAGCAGTGCATCCCACACCCACACTGCAGCCACTTGTACAGCACAGCTTGGGGAGCACCTGCGGGCCACAATGGGATGTGCTCCAGGCATCCTTCAGGGAGCAAAATTCCCCTTTGGGACCCCACTGGAGGGTCCCACAGAGCAGTGGTGCTGGCAATAGGAAAAACCAGGCCAATGGCATGGGGGGCACCCAAGGGACCTGCCAGAAAGCAGGATGTcatcctccctgtgccccaccagctgctcaggggcacaggggaccCTGTGAGGGAGGGGACACGAAACCAGCACAAGCTCTGGTGCCTCCACAGCCACTCATGCTCCTCACATCCCAgtgacagctcctgcaggacacggggaccccagccagcaccCAGCTCCTCCAAAAAGGCCGTGGGAGCGCTGTGAGGGAATcaccctgctccctcctgtcccagcaggaggGCTCAGGACAGCGGGCTTCCCCCTTGCAGGCGCCAGCGTAAGTCCCTAatctgctttgctgctgggaTTAAATCCCACAGATCTAGGGCAGCATCTGTCCCTCTCTTCCCCCCACTGGGCTAAGTGCCGATGGATTTAGGTGGCCGGagcagcgtggggctgggcGGGCAGGGCGACATATGGTGCCAGGGCTGTAATCCCCCCAGGCTGGGGTGAAGGGGCAGGCGCTGGCCCCGTCCCCTCCTCCACCACCACCCACAGAGACGGGTCCCATCGCCCGGGGGAGGCAGCCCATCCTTGTCACAGCAGGTCCCAGAGCCATGCCAAGGCTCCAGCTggtgcagggctctgtcccaggTGCAGGGGGCACCCCcgggtgaggagcagcagctgtgccaggggcagggcaggagaagcgGGCACACccttccagcacacacctggcagcacagagggtgAGGCAGGCAGGGCGCTCCCAGCACCGGGCACCGCTCCGTGCCCCAGGGAGGCTGGGAAGCATCAGTGGGACCTGCTCTCACAGGCCAAGGCTGAGGCTGTCCCCATCCAGGCACAGGAGGGCAAACTTTTGGTTGGAAGACATTCCTGGCAAGGAGGAGAGCATGGCCAAGCCACCCAGCATACTtatcttcttcctcctcctcctcctctctggcCCCCCAGGCCCCACACACCACCTTCCCCAAAGCCTCTTCCCCCTCATTCCTGAGGAGCCACCCTGCTGGGCACCCTGggtgctgcctccctgctccgTATCAGGCTGGCATCTCCCGGGATGGCATTTCCCGAATGGCACCTCCTGGCCCAGCCCCCCGAGCTGTGCCCCGGGCTGGGGAGCGGCTCCTGAGCGGCACCGGCCATGCCGGCCCTACCGCCTGCACTGGAAGCCAGCCAGGAGGATTCTCCCAGCTGGGAcgggctgcagaggaggagtCCTCTCCAATCTGTGCCCCAAACCCTCCgagagcagtgctggaggcACAGCACCTAAGTGACAGTGCCAGGCCTCAACCCAAGCAAGGGACAAATCACAGGGTCATGGATCACAGAATTGTTCAGGTTGGAAAAATCCTCAAAGATCACCGATTCCAACTGCTTCCCCAGCACCGTCGGGGCCACCACTGaaccgtgtccccaagtgccacagccACATGTTTtgtggtgactccaccactactgccctgggcagtgctaGAGTCACCaaacaaccctttccatgaggaaattttccctaacattcaaactaaacctctcctggcagcacCTGAGGCTGCTTCCTCTTGTTCCTTGGGAGAAGAGCCCAACCTCACCTGGCcacaccctcctgtcagggggTTGTAGAGTGTGAGGACACACCAGAACCAAGGATCCCATGTCCCTGAGCTGAACTCCTACTCCACTTGAGAGAagcctccctggctctgctctctgctgtacAGAGAGGGCCAGGGAGCTCAGAGGAGCCCTCAAAGTAGGAAATGCCCTTCCAGAAACCTTGTGGAAGGAGCTCCTCTTTCCAGGAAGGGAAATCCCAGCCCAAACCTTTGCTTGAAAGAGATGGAGGGGAGCCAGGAAGACCCATGCCCGGGCAGTCATCCCACACAGGGAACAGCCAACAGGCAGGCTGAGCCAAGCACACGGCCTGGATCCTGAGagacagagcccagggaggctgggaaGGATCCAGCTGCCTCAGAAAGCTCCGGGGCACACAGAGAGGGAGGGACCAGGGGAAGGGAACacctctgtgctgtcccagcagccagcccttcctggagggacacacagctcctggggcaggacaGTGGGCTCAGACACACTGATGAGACCCCCTGGGTGGGATTCACGGGCCAGGGCAAGCAGAACATCCTCCACAGGGAACACCAGGACCTGCTGCCTTCCTGactccctgtgccatgggaatCCCCACAGAGCCAGTGGCACCATGCTGGTGACCCCACAACCAGGGAGTCACCTCCTGGGACCACCCCCAGCCACTGGAGGGATCAGGGGTTCTCCGCAGAAAGCAAAGGTGCTGCCTATCCCAAGGGAAGCTCCTTATCAGGGGAGTGATGTGTTCCTGCCTTTTGCTCTCCTGAACAGAGAGTGCAGGCCCTGCCTCGAGCCCAGGGCACgcggggcaggagcagcaggagcagcagggaggctcCTCCCCATCACCAGCCACGCAGGTCCCGCAGCACCCATCGGGCTGCCCCTCAGCATCGGCATGCAACACGCTCGTGGCCAGAGGAGCTGTTGGGACTTGTCCCTGGCAGCACATGAGAGGACTCGGGGAACCTCGGGCACCATGAGTCACAGCGGGATGAGACTCGGGCTTCTTGCTACCAGTCACGCCCGAAGAagcctgtccctccctccctgctggcatcccttccccagcccctcagcccctgcactctcccaggcacagccttccctccctcctgttCCCTGAGCTCTGACCCATGGGCTCTCCAAAGGCCTTGGCACAAACACAATCCCTGCTCGCCCTCACACAGGTTTGGATCTGACTGGGAGCGGGCATGGCACTGTGTCccagtggcactgccagccccagggaggggacagggaaccTGAGAGCCAACTACACCAGGAGCAGGGACCAGCCAGTGGGAGGCCAAGGAATGGACAAATGGACCCCAAGAGGGAATTTCCATCCTAAATCAGCACCTGTCTAAGAGCCCAGCAAGCCTGGGACCCCCACTCATCCCAGGGGGAGGTGGGAACATCCCCTCTCCTGCCACCCCTCCCTCCAGGGCAACCGGCCTCATTTCCACCGCCACGTGCTcagccgcagcagcagcagctcctaaTTAAATTAATCAATTAAAGAGAGTTCTTGGCCCAGAGACACAAATCCTGGATGGACCAAAAGGCATCCAGTGGATAGGCTGGAAGCAACACAACTGGAGCCTTGAGAGCCGTGCCgacccctggctgctccctgtttTGGGGATGTCTCCCAGAGCCTGTCCCTACAGCTTCTATTGCACTTCCCAAAGGACCGGCCTTAGGTCGGATGCTGACAGGGGGAAGGGGCACAGTGGCCCCCAGGACCACGCAGGAGGCAAACCTGGAGCCCTATTACCCTGccaacctgctccagcaccaggcAGACCCTGTCCCAAAGGATCCATCCCGCAGGGAGCGTGTGAAAGCCGTGCCTGGGCTTTAATGGGATGTTCTGCAGTCGGATAAACAACACTGCTGACCTGCAATTACAGCGACctgcccaggagctcctgccccGGCCAAACCTGCTCCTCCACGGCGCCGGCGCTGCCTCTCACCGCCCGCTGATAAGCGGCTGCTCCCGGTGCTGCTGGCACCCAAGGCTGGGATGGGCGCGGGGTCCAGCTGTCCGGCAGCCACCGTGCCAAACCAGAGCCAGCCTGTCCCCTAAGGTCACACACGGGGTGGCACACGCAGCCCGGAGGGCACCGCCCGCTCCCTCCGCCTCTCCTtcatcccctggcacagcagcaagaGTCAGCGACTTCCAAAGGCACcaggcagcctggagcagccaaaCCCCGAGCCTGGGAGCCTGGTGACTGCCCAGGGTCCCAGCAGGGGACAGCCACACGCTGCTGAGTGACACTGCCAGCTGCACTGGGCGCTGGACGGGGCAAACCAACCCCGCTCCCCTCTTTGGTTGTCAAGttcccccctccctgcccagttGTCATGTTCCCCTGTCACCAAAGCCACGGTGACCTTCCTGCCACCAATGGAGCCTTCCCAGGGAGTGGCAGCAGCCATGGCACCTGTCCCTTTggcctcccacagctccagctgatTCCTGTGGccccagcaggaaaagcccaggCAGTGGGAGAGGCTCCCTGAAGCTGAGggtgcagctccttcctgcacCCAGCCAGGACCCCAAACACATCCCTGCTGAGACCCCAGGGATGCCCTGCAGGACCTGGTAGCCATTCCAGCTGCCATGCTCTGGCTTTCCTGCCTGGCACACTGTGCCATGGTACCAGCTCAGCTGAGCCACCCTCCGCCaggctccctcagcacctcGAGGTTCTGCTGCCCTGCGTGTCACCCCTCTGAGCACGTCACTAGGGCACGTGTCACcgggcagggaacagcagcagcccagggatgtCACCACGCCtctccagcacccagcaccatctcccagcccagtggCCCCCCCAGGCCCCAGTGACCTGCTGGCCACTTCCCTGGGACCCTCTCCAGAGACATGGAACCCTCgttgccccagggcaggggacagaaCACAGCGAGTGATCCGCACTGGGGTCAGAGTTCTCCTCCCTGAACTTTCCTTTGTGGCTCACAAATTGATTACGAAACTAAAAATAACACGTGTCCTACCCCAGCCCACCAATCCACCTCGCCTGGCTCCAAAGGAGAAAGTGATCTATGCCTTTTCCACCCACAGGTCACAAACCAGTTCCCAACCCAGCTGGCCTGGAGCTGAGTGGTGCTTCACCACCAGGACTGCCAGCACGCAGCTTCCCCTGGGAAAACTCATGGAGTGAATGAAATggctcctgctgtggctgcagcacccagagcacaataccccccttccctctgggaggaaatcccagctcctgtcccctgtccttgcCGGCCCTCCCCGCTCTGGCCCAGCCGCCGGGACTCACGTGAAGGCGAAGAAGAGGGTGGTGGCTCCCACTAGGAAGAtggcagcagcggagaccggcaCGTACTTGCTGGGTTTGAATCTctttccagaggctgctggcaTGTTGGAGCTGTGGTGGGGGGTCCGCCCCGCAGCATAGCCCAGGCCCCAGGGGACTCAGAGCAGgatgagaaggggagggggacaggggctgACCCCTACCCTGCCCCCACGCCTGCTCCTGGGGCGAGCTCCGACTGGGGCGCGCAGTCcggagaaggctctggagcaggaggcCCAGGAGAGGAGCCCACTCTAAGCTCTGCCCCGTGAGAGCTCCCGGGCGCAGGGAAGGAGggttaaaaacattaaaaattcacaACAGAGAAAGGGATTTGGGTTTAGGACAACCGTTGGAGTGGGAATGCTGAGCGCCCTTGCAAGCCTCAGTCCAGGCAGCAGCCCACAggcaggctcagcagggagagaaTTCCCCAGGCTTGGGCAGGCTGCTTCCCACCCAGCCAGCACCCCGAGAAGAGCACAGGATCAGCAAAGTGCTTGCAAAAAAGCCACTCCGGGAGCCTCAGGGCAGccacttctcctttttaatccGCCTCTGCTGTGCGCAGCCCCCGGTGCTGCACGGGAGGAGGGGGTGGTCTCCAAGCAATCCCAGCTTCCTCACGGAGCTGCcgtgcctcctcctcctcccctcgcTGGAGGGGTCACGGAAACACTCTCCCTGATTTCACCGGGAtctggggctggctggctgaTGGTGGCcgtttaattttatttatttctctcttgtCTGTTAAAGCCGAGGAACAGCTGGTGCAAGGTTGAGCTGTAAATCCTTTTTTTCGAGGGGGGCGGAGGGGAAGGTCTGGCGGATTGTGGGTTTTCCTACTTGCTCCTTTCTCCTGACCCCCCAGGCCCTTCCATGGGCTCAGGATGCACTCGGCGGTTGGGGAGCGACAGGAATTTCATTAAATCTTCTCTGCAGCAACCATTTCCCAGCAGGTGAACGGGAAGGGGGTGTTCAGGGAGCGCCTTTACAACCCCAGCAGACACCAAAGGGTGGAAGgggtgctgagcagctctgtctCACCCATGGCCCGGGCAGTGCGGGGAGAAACCTCAGTTTGTTCCAAACACCTCCATTTTTCCCGTCCCCTTCCTTCGTTAAAATCCTTCTTCATTCATTCATCCAtcagtcttttaaaaaatactacaTAAAACCATTAAAACTCGAGGTCTGGTGTGCCACAGCTCACCTGgaaaaaacagcaacagaaattaGCATggcagagaagggaaggagccGGCTGTCATtagccacagcagcctggccacGGCGTCTCCCGTCCCAGCCCGGGGGCattggctgctgcaggaactcCAAGCTACTCCCTCTATCCCCGAGAAACCCACCCTGAGTCCTGGAAGGACTGGAGGGACACCATTAattccttcctgcagctccgGCCCAAATCCCAGCACCAGCGAGTGCTGGCTCCctgaggggcaggggctgagcagagaCTCCAGGATTTAACATAAGGGTGGAGaccacaggaggaaaaaacaccCAGGAAtctcagccccttccctggaGGGTAGGAGACAGGAGAGGCCCATGGAAAACACCAATCCCATGATCATAAGTGGCCTTTGCAGCTCTGGATTCATCAGGAACTGCAGCGCCAGGACATGGAAGAGTGGATTCGAAACGACAGAGCCCAgggttggatgggatattgggaaggaattcttccctgtgaaggtggtgaggccctggcacaggtttgctagaggagctgtggatgccatattcctggaagtgtccaaggccaggctggatggggtttggagcagcctgggatagtggaaggtgtccctgccccaagCAGCCACCAGCCTATCACCCATCATATCCCACCagttcctgctgccacagccaccacTCCTCACCTTGTCACCGTCTGTCACCTGCCCTCCCCTTGCTGCCTCCATGTGCAGGTCCAAGCACAGCCCACAGCTCACTCCTTTCTCCCTTCCAGCTTTCTCTGCCGCCCCAGTTTGTCCTTCGGGGTGGGCAGGGAACTCTCCAGCGCTGACTAAACGCGAGTGAAGGTTGGGAGAGCTGCGGCGCCCAATTAAAGGCGGCTTTAATGACAAGGATGTGTTACCACCAagtgggctcagccccagctcacgGCCACTCCGCCTGACTCACCCAGCAACAGCTCCTGCCACTCGGCCTCTGCAGGACCAAAGCTCAACTTCCCACCccgaggtgtccctgcccttgggagTGAGAGGAAATGTGGGGCTGAGGCTCTGCCCGGCAGGGAATGTGCAGGTttcacctggctgcagctcctgagcgGAGCAAATGGAACAGTAACACCAGGGAAAGCTGTTTTCCATAGCAGGGACAGAGttccctggagagcagcagtttCCCAGCCCCGCTCTGCCTGTTCGGGGAAGAGCCCAACACCCCACAGAGCCGAGCCCAAcagcaattccagggatgggctaTCGGAAGCGCGGGCCTGACATCACGGCTGATTGCTTTAGCAGGAGCAATCTGCTCCCTGAGCACCCGGCCCTTTGAACGCTCCGCCATGGAGGCACGGCCACACCTCGGCCTCAAACAGGCGCTGCCAGGCAGAAGGAGCTGTTCCCTGATAATTCCTGCTCCGGAGATCCCCACCCTGCCCTCGCAGGGCGCCCTGGGCATGCGCCTcgtggccctgccctgccccagccctcccagccagaGATTCAGGAGCCCTTCCACAGCGGGATCCCTGCGGAGCTGGCGTGCTGGAGCCAGCTCCCCATGGAATCCGGCACCCCTGAGCAGGGGGAGAGCCCCAGCGCTGTCACTAGTGACACCCCAGCGAGAGGCGATGCAAatgcatccctgctccagctgcctgtgcctggaAAACACCACAACTCATCAAACAGGAGCCCATCCCGGCTCCCAGAGCCACCTCGCTGCTCCCCAGAATGCCTTCCTGATCCCCCACCGTGCTGAGACCCCACAgcactccccagccccagccccagccctgctgcagaggccCAGAGAAAAAGCTGTCAAAATGTGGGATCTCTTCTCTGCAGTCCTTAAGGGGTCCAggagaaacacaagaaaaaccCACTGCAGATTCCCACAGATTCCACAAATTCAGGCCCCAATTCTCCCAAACACACATATTCCTTCCCAGCACTACAACCTGCCCACCTCTGGTCAACCaacccttcctttccctccacTTTTGCCCCAAATCCTCTGCCTCGCTGGCCACTTTGTCGCTATCCACCAAGGCCACTCACAGACTTCCCTGCTCCAAGGAGCCC
Protein-coding regions in this window:
- the ZDHHC5 gene encoding palmitoyltransferase ZDHHC5 — translated: MPAASGKRFKPSKYVPVSAAAIFLVGATTLFFAFTCPGLSIYVSPIIPAYNAVVFLFVLANFSMATFMDPGIFPRAEEDEDKEDDFRAPLYKTVEIKGIQVRMKWCATCRFYRPPRCSHCSVCDNCVEEFDHHCPWVNNCIGRRNYRYFFLFLLSLTTHIMGVFGFGLLYVLYQVEELSGVRMAVTMVVMCVAGLFFIPVAGLTGFHVVLVARGRTTNEQVTGKFRGGVNPFTNGCCKNVSRVLCSSPAPRYLGRPKAEQTVLVRPPFLRPEVSDGQITVKIMDNGIQTELKRTKSKGSLEVTESQSADAEPPPPPKPDLSRYTGLRTHLTLATTEDSSLLGKDSPPTPTMYKYRPGYSSSSSSAALPHSTSAKLSRVNSLKEPNSICDSGHKPSYRSEPSLEPESFRSPTFGKSFHFDPLSSGSRSSSLKSAQGTGFETGHLQSIRSEGTTSTSYKSLVNQTRNGSLSYDSLLTPSDSPDFESVQAGPEPEPPVGYTSPFLSARIAQQRETDLHGRFASAASPKHAVPREPSPVRYDNLSRHIVASIQEREKLLQQPPAPGREEDAGLADSGIQSTPGSSNAPRTSSSSDDSKRSPLGKNPLTRPALPRFGKPEPPPALRVRSLGSPEQPAAPHLGKSVSYSSQKTASQAGGPETEEVALQPLLAPKDEVQMRTAYSKSNGQPKSLGSAPPGSGPVPLSSPTRGGVKKVSGVGGTTYEISV